In Nonomuraea sp. NBC_00507, the following are encoded in one genomic region:
- a CDS encoding roadblock/LC7 domain-containing protein, producing MSAVSSNKTSDLAWLLKGLSQEVPAIRGSVLLSSDGLVKATHGLDRDSSEYLAALASGFFSMARSACAKFDGGNEVRQVVTELKSSRLFISWAGHNSVIAVLAGGDADPGVVGLEMARLIKAVRPFLDTAIRPPAARSGDRNR from the coding sequence TTGAGCGCCGTCTCGTCAAACAAGACTTCGGATCTCGCCTGGCTGCTGAAGGGGCTGTCCCAGGAGGTCCCTGCCATTCGTGGCAGTGTGCTGCTGTCCTCCGACGGGCTGGTGAAAGCCACCCACGGTCTGGATCGCGACAGCTCAGAATATCTCGCGGCACTCGCCTCCGGATTTTTTTCCATGGCACGGAGCGCCTGTGCCAAATTCGACGGCGGCAACGAAGTCCGCCAGGTCGTGACCGAACTTAAGTCCAGCCGACTGTTCATCTCGTGGGCCGGCCACAACTCGGTTATCGCAGTGCTGGCGGGGGGAGATGCCGACCCGGGTGTCGTCGGTCTTGAGATGGCTCGGCTGATCAAAGCCGTCCGTCCCTTCCTGGACACAGCGATCCGCCCGCCGGCAGCTCGTTCTGGTGACAGGAACCGATGA
- a CDS encoding sensor histidine kinase: MSAPPVPPTAPERQDAGSRGRSRGRGKRRPINVHAFHLCISILPAALMACLGLIAVTVLTMAGPSSPQAWPTLAVIAGGAVAIMLVAVVAAEKATRRERQTSGRAASRLKDLEPRLGDLGVLVSRGRQELQGLAERITAGEVPARRGVDFRPVATGDPIAHLAQEFQKAQNEAWNAVINAASRKPSGRPTQRVEIFVNLALRMQSLSHRAMKGLDELENQVEDPELLKGLFRVDHLSTRLRRQAESLAVIGGAVSRRQWSRPVATYEILRSAIAEVEHYSRVKVVPPVEGVVDGGAAADVIHLVAELVENATKFSPPHTQVLLRAEAVTAGLAIEIEDRGLGIPREAQRRLNDLLTAPERVDVDELVQDGRIGLLVVSALSRRHKVVVRVQTNIYGGTQAIVVIPNELISSEPRESGVRQATSPEPAKPKPARSASTPGSLFSPRPSSGSRQDTPALSGDDAGARSDDPSEAWRKQSADAPARQTEKRTDFGPPRGTSRRPELPKRRPQASMTPELLNTPATLDDDTDLDLDHGLMASFMKGMRSGQDEDVKDGTGNTDL, from the coding sequence ATGTCTGCGCCTCCCGTGCCTCCCACCGCCCCCGAACGCCAAGACGCCGGAAGCCGTGGCAGGTCACGCGGCCGCGGTAAACGTCGTCCGATCAACGTTCATGCCTTCCATCTGTGCATTTCCATCCTTCCAGCAGCCCTTATGGCGTGCCTGGGGCTGATCGCGGTGACGGTGCTGACCATGGCGGGACCCTCGTCACCGCAGGCTTGGCCGACACTGGCCGTCATTGCGGGGGGAGCGGTGGCCATCATGCTCGTCGCGGTCGTTGCGGCGGAGAAGGCGACTCGGCGGGAGCGTCAGACATCCGGTCGTGCGGCCTCCCGGCTCAAGGACTTGGAGCCCCGGCTCGGCGACCTGGGGGTCTTGGTGTCCCGCGGCCGGCAAGAACTGCAAGGCCTGGCAGAGCGGATAACGGCCGGCGAGGTTCCCGCACGACGGGGCGTCGACTTCCGGCCTGTAGCGACGGGCGACCCCATCGCGCACCTTGCGCAAGAATTCCAGAAAGCTCAGAACGAGGCCTGGAACGCTGTGATCAACGCGGCGAGCCGGAAACCCAGTGGCCGTCCAACACAGCGAGTCGAGATCTTCGTCAACCTTGCTCTGCGAATGCAGTCATTGTCTCATCGTGCGATGAAGGGACTCGACGAGCTGGAGAACCAAGTCGAGGATCCCGAACTGCTCAAGGGCCTGTTCAGGGTCGATCACCTCAGTACTCGCCTGCGCCGACAGGCCGAAAGCCTCGCTGTGATCGGTGGGGCCGTCTCGCGGCGCCAGTGGAGCAGGCCGGTAGCCACGTACGAAATTCTGCGCTCGGCCATCGCCGAGGTCGAGCACTACAGCCGGGTCAAAGTAGTGCCGCCGGTCGAAGGGGTCGTGGACGGCGGCGCGGCCGCGGACGTCATCCATCTGGTCGCCGAGCTTGTCGAAAACGCCACTAAGTTCTCGCCGCCGCACACGCAGGTGCTCCTCCGCGCAGAAGCCGTAACTGCCGGCTTGGCCATCGAGATCGAGGACCGCGGCCTCGGCATTCCCCGAGAAGCCCAGCGTCGGCTGAACGACCTTCTCACCGCTCCGGAACGAGTCGACGTCGACGAACTGGTGCAGGACGGCCGTATCGGACTGCTCGTGGTATCCGCCCTCTCACGTCGACACAAAGTCGTTGTCAGGGTGCAGACCAACATCTACGGCGGCACCCAGGCCATCGTCGTGATCCCGAATGAGTTGATCAGTTCAGAACCGCGGGAGTCGGGCGTACGACAGGCAACGTCCCCCGAGCCCGCGAAACCCAAGCCCGCCCGGTCGGCCAGTACGCCAGGCTCGCTTTTCTCGCCGAGGCCTTCCTCCGGTTCCAGACAGGACACACCAGCGCTGAGCGGCGACGATGCCGGTGCCCGCTCTGACGACCCGTCCGAGGCTTGGAGGAAGCAGAGCGCCGACGCGCCCGCCCGGCAAACGGAGAAGCGGACCGACTTCGGTCCTCCAAGAGGTACCAGCCGACGTCCGGAACTGCCGAAACGTCGCCCTCAGGCGAGCATGACGCCCGAGCTTCTCAACACTCCCGCAACCCTGGATGACGATACGGATCTCGACCTCGATCACGGGCTGATGGCGTCATTCATGAAGGGGATGCGCAGTGGTCAGGACGAAGACGTTAAAGACGGGACTGGTAACACCGATCTTTAG
- a CDS encoding tyrosine-type recombinase/integrase — protein sequence MTALAPIMEAFFTNRLMTQQAASPHTIASYRDTFKLLLGYLHTRTGKLPARLNLTDLDAAMIGDFLQHLETVRGNSVASRNTRLAAIHSLFRYASLQAPQHANLISRVLAIQTKRTTKTIVTFLSRAELDALLGAPDLATWHGRRDHALLILAAQTGLRVSELTGLSIGAVHLGAAAHIYCRGKGRKDRCTPLTTHTKQVLSGWLDDRQPAADTDPLFCTRPGGALSHDAVEHLIKKHARTAAEDCPSLQGKTVTPHTLRHTAAMELLHAGVDITVIALWLGHESPTTTRIYLHADMALKEKALARTTPPSTTPDRYQAPDTLLAFLDQL from the coding sequence ATGACGGCATTGGCGCCCATCATGGAGGCCTTCTTCACCAACCGGCTGATGACCCAGCAGGCAGCCAGCCCGCACACGATCGCCTCCTACCGCGACACTTTCAAGCTGCTGCTCGGCTATCTCCACACCCGAACCGGCAAGCTGCCCGCCCGCCTGAACCTCACCGACCTGGACGCCGCCATGATCGGTGACTTCCTGCAGCATCTGGAGACGGTCCGGGGCAACAGCGTCGCCAGCCGCAACACCCGCCTGGCCGCCATCCACTCGCTGTTTCGCTACGCCAGCCTGCAGGCTCCCCAGCACGCGAATCTGATCAGCCGCGTTCTGGCGATCCAGACCAAACGCACCACCAAGACCATCGTGACTTTCCTGTCCCGCGCCGAACTCGACGCCCTGCTCGGCGCCCCTGACCTCGCCACCTGGCATGGACGCCGTGACCACGCCCTGCTCATCCTGGCCGCGCAGACCGGGCTACGCGTCTCCGAACTCACCGGCCTGTCCATCGGCGCCGTCCACCTGGGCGCCGCAGCACACATCTACTGCCGCGGCAAGGGCCGCAAAGACCGATGCACCCCGCTCACCACCCACACCAAGCAGGTCCTGTCCGGCTGGCTCGACGACCGCCAACCGGCAGCCGACACCGACCCACTGTTTTGCACCCGGCCTGGTGGAGCGCTGTCACACGACGCTGTCGAACATCTGATCAAGAAACACGCCCGCACCGCGGCCGAAGACTGCCCATCTCTTCAGGGAAAGACAGTCACACCCCACACTCTGCGGCACACCGCCGCGATGGAACTCCTCCACGCCGGCGTCGACATCACCGTCATCGCACTCTGGCTCGGGCACGAGAGCCCGACCACCACCCGCATCTACCTACACGCCGACATGGCCCTCAAAGAGAAAGCCCTCGCTCGAACCACCCCGCCGAGCACCACTCCCGACCGCTACCAGGCCCCGGACACCCTCCTGGCCTTCCTCGACCAGCTCTGA
- a CDS encoding tyrosine-type recombinase/integrase, producing the protein MRARVEDYLAMRRSLGYQLRGDGRMLLAFADRLDQAGQATVTVSQALAWAMEPKNASITHWGRRLAVVRLFARHLHTLDPTCEIPPAGLLPARSHRPTPYIYTDQEVAALVHAAGTIAAPMHSATCHAVISLIAASGLRLGEVLGLNRADVNLDDLGAATLTVTGKNQQTRMVPLHPTTAGMLSGYAARRDRLCRSPACDSFFLTAAGHRPLQRGLQETFAKLLVLAEIQPPAGRRRPRIHDLRHTFAVNTLIGWYRSGIDVAARLPLLATFLGHSGPEATYWYLQATPELLALAAHRLEHRDRGRP; encoded by the coding sequence ATGCGGGCCCGTGTCGAGGACTACCTGGCCATGCGCCGCTCGCTGGGCTACCAGTTGCGCGGCGACGGCCGGATGCTGCTGGCCTTCGCCGACCGGCTCGATCAGGCCGGACAGGCCACCGTCACCGTGTCGCAGGCGCTGGCCTGGGCGATGGAGCCGAAGAACGCCTCGATCACGCACTGGGGGCGCAGGCTCGCGGTGGTGCGCCTGTTCGCCCGCCACCTGCACACGCTCGATCCGACCTGCGAGATCCCCCCGGCCGGCCTGCTGCCCGCTCGCTCACATCGGCCGACGCCGTATATCTATACCGATCAGGAGGTCGCTGCGCTCGTCCACGCGGCCGGCACGATTGCGGCGCCGATGCACTCGGCCACCTGTCACGCAGTGATCAGCCTGATCGCCGCGAGCGGACTGCGGCTGGGCGAGGTCCTCGGCCTGAACCGCGCCGACGTCAACCTGGACGACCTGGGCGCCGCGACGCTCACCGTGACCGGCAAGAATCAGCAGACCCGGATGGTTCCGCTTCATCCCACCACCGCGGGCATGTTGTCTGGTTACGCCGCACGGCGTGACCGGCTCTGCCGCTCGCCCGCTTGCGACAGCTTCTTCCTCACCGCCGCGGGACACCGACCCCTGCAAAGAGGCCTGCAGGAGACCTTTGCCAAGCTGCTGGTCCTGGCCGAAATCCAACCCCCTGCGGGGCGGCGCCGTCCCAGGATTCACGACTTGCGCCACACGTTCGCGGTCAACACCTTGATCGGCTGGTATCGCTCCGGCATCGACGTTGCCGCCCGCCTGCCGCTGCTTGCGACCTTCCTCGGTCACTCCGGGCCCGAGGCGACCTACTGGTATCTCCAGGCCACACCCGAACTGCTCGCCCTGGCCGCACACCGGCTGGAACACCGTGATCGGGGCCGGCCATGA
- a CDS encoding DUF742 domain-containing protein, protein MAGDDEIWLDDEAGPLIRPYTVNAGRTRPTVELDLLSLVVTTGRASPDVDPEHVKVLELCRTPVSVAEVAANIRLPVMVTKVLVADLVDCGAIATWASSSSSSHVTDRVLLEKLLDGLQQI, encoded by the coding sequence ATGGCCGGTGACGACGAAATATGGCTTGATGACGAAGCCGGCCCCCTGATTCGCCCCTACACAGTGAACGCGGGCCGCACCCGCCCGACTGTGGAACTGGATCTGCTCTCATTGGTGGTCACCACAGGTCGGGCCAGCCCGGACGTGGATCCGGAACATGTCAAGGTTCTCGAACTGTGCCGCACGCCGGTCTCGGTCGCGGAGGTGGCGGCGAACATACGACTCCCTGTGATGGTCACCAAGGTCCTCGTCGCGGATTTGGTGGACTGCGGAGCCATAGCCACCTGGGCATCGTCTTCTTCGTCTAGCCACGTCACCGACCGAGTTCTCTTGGAGAAGCTGCTCGATGGTTTACAACAAATCTGA
- a CDS encoding tyrosine-type recombinase/integrase, giving the protein MRDHVHLLAELSGWLSARDMTVGDLTESVAEEFLRARRATGLRIGVTERALAPTLRYLRSLQAVPQPSPRAPVTFQEALLEQYRRHLAGERGVTEGTIKHYLRCARAFLQRLPDAKEPLAGVSAGHVTGYVLEWARRREGLPPDMVTLPALRSFLRFLHVAGHVANLLADAVPAGRAHPGRLGLPRAASGEGIRAVLASCDRDSAVGRRDYAIVLSLTRLALRGGEVARLELGDVGWRAGEVTIRGKGGRVDVLPLPRDVGQAWADYLLHARPKTTATTLFVTMVAPFTALATSSITQVLARACARADVARFGPHRIRHAVACALVERGASMEEIGQLLRHAQERTTAIYAKVDQARLAELARPCPQAAAR; this is encoded by the coding sequence GTGCGTGATCATGTCCATCTACTCGCCGAGCTGAGCGGTTGGCTGTCGGCTCGGGACATGACGGTCGGCGATCTGACCGAGTCGGTCGCCGAAGAGTTCCTGCGGGCCCGCCGTGCTACCGGTCTCCGGATCGGTGTGACGGAGCGGGCGCTGGCACCCACGTTGAGGTATCTGCGGAGCCTGCAGGCCGTGCCGCAGCCCAGTCCTCGGGCGCCGGTGACCTTCCAGGAGGCTCTGCTGGAGCAGTACCGGCGTCATCTGGCAGGCGAACGAGGGGTGACCGAGGGCACGATCAAGCACTATCTGCGGTGCGCGAGGGCGTTCTTGCAGCGGCTGCCCGACGCGAAGGAGCCGCTGGCGGGGGTGTCGGCGGGCCACGTCACCGGTTACGTGCTGGAGTGGGCCCGGCGCCGGGAGGGCTTGCCACCGGACATGGTGACGCTGCCGGCGCTGCGTTCGTTCCTGCGTTTCCTGCACGTCGCCGGGCACGTGGCCAACCTGCTGGCGGACGCGGTTCCGGCTGGACGAGCCCACCCCGGGCGGCTGGGACTGCCGCGGGCCGCCTCAGGCGAAGGCATCCGGGCCGTCCTTGCCTCCTGCGACCGAGACAGCGCGGTCGGCCGGCGAGACTACGCGATCGTGCTATCGCTGACACGGCTGGCGTTGCGCGGCGGCGAGGTCGCGCGTCTGGAACTCGGCGACGTCGGCTGGCGCGCCGGCGAGGTGACGATCCGCGGCAAGGGCGGACGGGTGGACGTGCTGCCTCTGCCGCGCGATGTCGGCCAGGCGTGGGCCGACTATCTGCTGCACGCCCGGCCGAAGACCACCGCCACCACGCTCTTCGTGACCATGGTTGCGCCGTTCACCGCGTTGGCCACCTCGTCGATCACCCAGGTGCTGGCCCGTGCCTGCGCCAGGGCCGACGTCGCCAGGTTCGGGCCGCACCGCATCCGGCACGCGGTGGCCTGCGCTCTTGTGGAGCGCGGAGCCTCGATGGAGGAGATCGGCCAGTTACTGCGGCACGCCCAGGAACGCACCACGGCGATCTACGCCAAGGTCGACCAGGCCCGGCTGGCCGAGCTGGCCAGACCCTGTCCGCAGGCAGCAGCCAGATGA
- a CDS encoding GAF domain-containing protein produces MSLPSAFRLVTPIDQEAPRRAALLQELGIREEPDLEFDEFARALAQELEAPFAMVNIIGPERQYFAGLYPSSRDRGVDPETDPFRTMACDHGYCMYVVTRKHAMALDEVMDYHLFANNPVVDEIGVRAYLGAPLIDGAETLGTICVVDTKPHDWGTDGVAFIKARAAELVERIHQRARLLKRPR; encoded by the coding sequence ATGAGCCTTCCCTCCGCCTTCCGCCTAGTGACTCCCATAGACCAGGAAGCGCCCCGCCGCGCTGCCCTGCTCCAGGAACTGGGCATCCGGGAGGAGCCTGACCTTGAGTTTGACGAGTTCGCCCGGGCCCTGGCTCAGGAGCTGGAGGCGCCATTCGCCATGGTCAACATCATTGGCCCAGAACGGCAGTATTTCGCCGGATTGTATCCTTCCTCGCGCGACCGGGGCGTCGACCCGGAGACGGATCCGTTCCGGACGATGGCCTGCGACCACGGTTACTGCATGTACGTGGTGACGAGGAAACATGCGATGGCGTTGGACGAAGTGATGGACTATCACCTCTTCGCCAACAATCCGGTGGTGGACGAGATCGGGGTTCGCGCCTACCTGGGCGCCCCGTTGATCGACGGGGCGGAGACCCTGGGCACTATCTGTGTCGTGGACACCAAGCCCCACGATTGGGGTACCGACGGGGTCGCGTTCATCAAGGCCCGGGCCGCAGAGCTTGTGGAGAGGATCCATCAGCGGGCTCGTCTGCTGAAGAGGCCCAGATAA
- a CDS encoding GTP-binding protein yields the protein MVYNKSEVLPTQVKILVAGGFGVGKTTFVGATSEIEPLNTEELITAASIGVDNLSRTEDKSTTTVAFDFGRITIHQHNIVLYLFGTPGQERFWFMWNELSAGALGAVVLADTRRLQECFAAVDFFEDRGIPFLVAVNVFDDAFPYEPEEVRAALELDSRAPVMLCDARDTRSAMSVLRSLIQHLLTAAPI from the coding sequence ATGGTTTACAACAAATCTGAGGTGTTACCCACCCAGGTCAAGATTCTGGTCGCTGGTGGATTCGGCGTCGGAAAGACGACCTTCGTCGGCGCGACGAGCGAGATCGAGCCACTGAATACGGAAGAACTCATCACTGCGGCCAGCATAGGTGTCGACAATCTCAGCAGGACAGAGGACAAGTCCACAACCACAGTTGCATTTGACTTCGGCCGTATCACCATCCACCAGCATAATATTGTGCTCTACCTGTTCGGAACGCCTGGGCAGGAGCGCTTCTGGTTCATGTGGAACGAGTTATCCGCAGGAGCGCTCGGTGCCGTTGTGCTGGCCGATACCCGTCGGCTGCAGGAATGCTTCGCCGCCGTCGACTTCTTCGAGGATCGGGGCATCCCATTCCTCGTCGCGGTCAACGTATTCGACGATGCGTTCCCCTATGAACCGGAAGAGGTGCGAGCCGCACTCGAACTCGACTCGCGCGCGCCGGTCATGTTGTGCGACGCACGGGATACCCGTTCCGCGATGTCGGTACTCCGGTCACTGATCCAGCATCTCCTCACCGCCGCTCCGATCTGA